From a region of the Streptomyces sp. NBC_00193 genome:
- a CDS encoding YciI family protein, with translation MRYLMTTKPSETTPDERLYAEMGKFIEELTAAGVLLATGGLEPGGIVVTSAGEEITVTDGPFAEAKEAVAGFALIEVRSREEAIELARRFRRIVGDGESVVQQVFGP, from the coding sequence ATGCGCTACCTGATGACGACGAAGCCTTCCGAGACCACCCCCGACGAGCGGCTGTACGCCGAGATGGGCAAGTTCATCGAGGAGCTGACCGCGGCCGGCGTACTGCTGGCCACGGGCGGACTGGAGCCGGGCGGCATCGTGGTGACCTCCGCCGGTGAGGAGATCACCGTGACGGACGGGCCGTTCGCCGAGGCCAAGGAGGCCGTGGCCGGTTTCGCGCTGATCGAGGTCCGGTCCCGGGAAGAGGCGATCGAGCTGGCCCGCCGCTTCCGCAGGATCGTCGGCGACGGCGAGAGCGTGGTCCAGCAGGTCTTCGGCCCCTGA
- a CDS encoding DUF998 domain-containing protein, whose amino-acid sequence MSTQAPTAARSSAAARSSSTTRSLLTCAVVASPLWAVVSLTQAATRQGFDITRHPLSALSNGSLGWLQITNFLLAGTLLVLGASGLHRALRGTPGGTWAPRLVRIGGLGMIAAGAFVMDPVDGFPAGAPSAEAAALTWHSYAHFAAGSVTFTSLIAACYVLGRHFGRAGNRRYAQASRVAGTALLIGNGWAMGGGRAGTLTLAVGAVTAMLWISVVARRSRRGV is encoded by the coding sequence ATGAGCACCCAGGCCCCCACCGCCGCCCGCTCCTCCGCCGCCGCCCGCTCCTCCTCCACCACCCGCTCCCTCCTCACCTGCGCGGTCGTGGCCTCCCCGCTGTGGGCGGTCGTCTCCCTGACCCAGGCCGCGACCCGCCAGGGCTTCGACATCACCCGCCACCCGCTCAGCGCCCTGAGCAACGGCAGCCTCGGCTGGCTCCAGATCACCAACTTCCTGCTCGCCGGAACCCTCCTCGTCCTCGGGGCGAGCGGCCTGCACCGGGCCCTGCGGGGCACCCCGGGAGGCACCTGGGCCCCACGGCTGGTCCGGATCGGCGGCCTCGGCATGATCGCCGCGGGAGCCTTCGTCATGGACCCGGTCGACGGCTTCCCCGCGGGAGCCCCCTCCGCGGAGGCCGCCGCGCTCACCTGGCACAGCTACGCCCACTTCGCCGCCGGCTCGGTCACCTTCACCTCGCTGATCGCCGCCTGCTACGTCCTGGGCCGCCACTTCGGCCGCGCCGGGAACCGCCGGTACGCGCAGGCCTCCCGCGTCGCCGGTACGGCCCTCCTGATCGGCAACGGCTGGGCGATGGGCGGAGGCCGGGCAGGCACCCTGACCCTGGCCGTCGGAGCCGTCACGGCGATGCTCTGGATCTCCGTGGTCGCCCGGCGCAGCCGCCGCGGCGTCTGA